DNA from Deinococcus reticulitermitis:
GAGAAATTCCTGACCGAGTTCCGGCATGTCGAGGTGCAGGTCGTCGGCGACGGCAAAGGCCACGTCATCCACGTCGGCGAGCGCGACTGCTCGATCCAGCGCCGCAACCAGAAGCTGATCGAGGAAGCGCCCTCCACGCTGCCCGAGTCGCTTCGTCAGGAACTTCTGGACGCCGGGGTGCGGCTCGCGAGCTCGATCAACTACACCGGCGCCGGCACGCTCGAATTCATCATGGACCGCGACGGCAACTACTACTTCATGGAGATGAACACCCGCATCCAGGTCGAGCACTGCGTGTCCGAGATGATCAGTCAGCTCGACCTCGTGCGGCTCCAGATCGAGGTGGCGGCCGGCGAGGGCCTGAAGCTCCGGCAAGAAGACGTCAAGCTGCACGGCCACGCCATCGAGTGTCGCCTGAACGCGGAAGACCCCGACAAGGACTTCCGTCCGGCCGCCGGCAAGATCGACGAGGTGCACTTCGCAGGCGGCCCCGGCGTGCGGGTCGATACCCACGTCTACAGCGGCTACTCGATTCCGCCGCACTACGACTCATTGATCGGCAAGCTGATCGTGTGGGACGAGAACCGCGACCGCGCCATCGAGCGCATGAAACGCGCGCTGAGCGAAACGGTGATCCAGGGGCCGAAAACCACCATCCCCCTCTACATCAAGATCATGGACAACCCCTTCTACCGCCGGGGCGCCGTGATGACCAACTTCCTCAAGACCCGGATGGACATGTAGAGCTGGGCTGGAAGCACTGGGGCGCCCTCCTGGCAACGGGAGCGCTCCAGTCTTTTTTTCAGAACAGCTCGTCGAGCATCTGGTAATACTCCAGCTTCTCCTCGTCCACGAGGTCGCGCCCGTAGAGGTCGAGGAACATGCCGGCATACCGCTCGCCGAGGTTGTGCCGCACGCTGCGCCGGGCGAGGGCGAGGTCAGTGTGGCGGTCGGCGAGGCCGGCGCGGCCCAGGTCGATCAGGCCCTCAACGTACTCGCCCCCCACGATGAAGTTCGGGAGGCAGGCGTCGCCGTGCGTCACCACAAGGTCCTCGGTGACGGGGCGACGCCGGGCGAGAGCGTTGAAAACCTGAACGGCGCTCTGGCCCTGGCGCTCGTCGTCGAAGTCGGCCTCGTCCACGACGCCCGCCGCCACCCGCTCGCGGGCCAGGTGCAGCTTGATGCCGAGGCTCATGTTGAAGGGACACTCGCGCGCCGGCAGGGCGTGCAGTTCGCGCAGCGCGCGCGCGAGCAGCCCTACCATGCGCTCCGGGTGCAGCGCGGCGTCGGGGTCGCTCATCGGAATGCCGGGCACGCGGGTCAGGGCGAGCACCTCGCGCTCGCTGTTTCCCTCGTAGCCCACCACGCGCGGCACCGGCACTCGCCCGGCGAAAAAGCGCAGGCGCTCGCGCTCCTGAAGCAGGGTGCTCGCGGGAAAGGCCTCACGCGGCTGCACCTTGACGACGAAGCGGGTGCTGCGCCACACCCCGGCCCCACTCTCGCCGAGGGTCACGCGCTCCCAGCGGGCGGCAGGCAGGACGCGGCGCAGCGAATCGGGCAGCTGGAGGTCAGGGGCGCGGCTCATGCGGAGGGCAGCATAGGCCAAAGCACAGAAAAAAGGTTCCCGCCTCATCCGGTGGGAACCCTTTTCGCCCAGTGATCACATGCTCGTGATCGGGGTGTCCTCGTGAAGCTCGTAGACGCCGTAGCCGGTGCTTTTCGACTCGCGGATATACGTGTCGCTGCCCGCCGGCAGGTACACGTAGTGTTCGGCGCGGCTCCAGCCCTGGGTAAAGCTCCAGAACTGGCGCATCTTGGGAGACTCGGTGGTAAAGCGGGCCTGCATGTCCTGGCTCGCGTACACCACCCGGTCGTGGGTCATCCGGTCGAGCCACTCGCCGGCGTCGGGCTCCCCGTTGCCGTTCTTGTCCTGCCACATCCCCCACTTCAGGAAGAGCAGCCGCGCCTTGGTGGTCTCGCCGCCGGGGAGCGTCAGGGCGGCGGCGCGCTCGGAAAGCTTCGCCCAGTCGTTCAGATTGGGCGCGGCGCTCGTCGCTCCGGTGTCCACGCGCTGCTGATAGACCACCTCACTCGCCTCGTCCTCGTCGGTAAGCAGCGCGAGGTAGCTGCCGGCGGGCGCGGGGGCGAACTTGACGGTGACGCCGCTCGGCAGGGGCGGCGGGCCGACGATGCCGCCCGGGGCGCTCTGGCCGCAGCCGGCGAGGATCAGGGCGAGGGGGAGGAGCAGGCAGGCGGCGCGGTTCATGGGAGCTCCTTGAGGCTCATGCTGGTAAAGGCGTCGGTGGGGGCGTGCAGGCGCAGCGGCAGGTTCAGCGAGCTCTCGGGCGCCGAGTCGCGGGTCACCACGAACTCGCTCGGCGTCGCGCTCGGGTTGATCACGAGGTGACGCACCAGCGTCCAGCCAGCCTGGCGGGTGCCGCGCTCGGTGGCGCTCAGGCCGTTGCCCGCCACCTTGAAGCTGTAGCTGTAGGCCTGCGCCGCGTAGCTGTAGGTATCGTGGGAGAGGTAGCGGACATTGGCGGTCGTCGGGCCGTCGCCCGCGCCCACTGCCCGGTACGCCACGAAGCTGATGTCGCAGCTTTTCGCGCCGGCCACGCTCACAGTTTCCTGGGTGCGCGGAGCGCTGTGGTAATAAGGCAGGCAGTTGGCCTGGTCCACCTGCTCGAGCTGCGAGCGCGTGAGGTACACGTTGCCCCGGTCGCCGGACAGGTAGCCCTGCGCGAGCACCTTGACCTGCGGCCCCTCGCTGCCGCGCACGGTGTAGATCGCGGCGAGGCGCAGTCCGGCGTCCGGCGTGGGCGTCTCGCCGGCAGGCAGGGTGAAGCTCAGCGACACCGACGAATCAGGCACACGCGGCGGAAAACACGAGGCGAGCAGGGCGCTCAGGGCGAGCGCGCCGCCAGCCCGCAACAGCAGGGAGACGTTTGCTTTCATTTCTCCTTCATCTTAGATGAAGGGTCGTATTTGTCAACTTTGAATATCGAATGTCTATTTCGAGATCGAGTTTTTCGAACTTCAACTCAGTCAGAATAAGATCAGGTTCGGTTCTTCGATGAAGAGAGATCCAAAGAAAAGGAGGGGCCGTCACCCCTCCTCTCCGTGACGCGTTTACTTGCCTTGCTCAGCGAGCCGCAGGAAATAGGCGCTCGACTTGTCGTTCGGGTCGAGGGCGACCGCGCGCCCGTAGGCTTCGGCGGCGGCGGGGAAGTTCTTCGCCTCGTAGCGCACGCGGCCCAGCCAGGCCCAAGCCTTGGCATACGTGGGACTCTCACCCGTCGCCTGGAGAAAGCCCGCCTCGGCACCGGCCTTGTCGCCCGCCGCGTACTTGCCGTAAGCGCTGCGGAAGGTCTGGACCGCCCGCAGGCCGAACTGCGCGCCCTCCTGCGCGAGGCCGAGGTTGTAGCGGTCGGCGGCGGTCGCGCCGGGCAGCGCGGCGAGCGCCTGATAGGCCTGCAAAGCCGCCTGAGCGTCCCCGAGTTCGAGGGCGAGGCGCCCGGCTTCACGCCCGGCCTCGGCGAAGTTGGGCGCGGCGCGGGCGGCCTCCTGAAAGCCGGCGAGGGCCTGAGCGCGGTTACCCGCTTCGAGAGCGGTGTAGGCGCGGCTGAAGGCACCCGTCGCGGCGGGGCCGTACGTCGCGGCGTTGCGGGCGACCTGCGCGAAGTAGGTCAGGGTCTTGTCGTTGGGGGCGAGGCGCAGGGCCTCGGCGTAGCGGGCCTGGGCCTCGGCGTAGTTGCCGCCTTCGAGCGCACTGCGGGCCGCCCAGGTGGCGCACGGCACGCTTCCGGGGTCAAAGGTCAGGCAGGCCTGGAAAAACTGGCTCGCCTGCGCGCTTTGCCCCCGGCGATACGCCGCGTAGCCGAGGTTGTACTGCACGGTGCCGGCGGCGCGCGCTTCAGGGCTGCCCGCCGTCCGGGGCGAAACCTGGAAGTAGCTCGCCCAGGCGCTCTCGGCCTGTTTCCAGAAGCCCACCTCGGTGTAGATCTCGGCGCGCAGCCGCAGCGCGTCCACGTTCCCCGGCGCGGCGCGCACGGCGTCCTCGGCGCGGGCGGCGGCCTCTTTCCACAGCACCTGATCGATGCTCGCGCTCCCCGCTGGGTAGGTCGCGCGGGCGCGGGTTACCAGCTCACGCGCCGCCGCGATCAGGCTGGCGGCGTTCTGGGAAACGGGGGTGGTCTGGGTGGCTGGGGTCTGGGTCGCCGGCGTCTGGGTTGCTGGCGTTTGGGCGAGGGCGGAGCCGCACAGGGCGGCGGTGAGCAGCAGGGTCAGGCGCTTGTTCATGGGTCTCCTGGGAAGCTGTGAGAAGTCAGACGGGCTTAAAAGGTCAAGCTGGAGTTCATTCTTCGCAGGCGGGCGGGGCCGGGGCGTGGGTTTGTCATGAGGAACGGCTGATCCCGGTGAAGGTCGGGCGCGGGCCGCCCCCCTCCCGGCACTACCCTGGAGCGCATGACCGGACTGATCCGCATTCCGTTTGTTCTGTGTCCAACCCGGAAAGGCGCCGGGTTGCCCACTCCACAAACGGAATGCGTTTTTCTCCTTCTCCTTCCAGTCGGATTTCATCCTGTCTCTGACAGGATTCCATTGGAGTCTGTGTGATCTGGCTGGCGCTCGACGGCGTCGGACACCCCGACGACGCGCCGCCCGGCTCGGTCTGGGAGACGGACTTGCCGACGCTGCGCCCGCTGGTTGATTCCGGACGCGTCCTCGACGCCGCGCTCGGGGTGCCGGGGCTGCCGCAGTCGGGCACCGGGCAGAGCTGCTGGCTGACCGGCAGGGACGCCGTGCGGGTCATGGGCGAGCACTTCGGGCCGGTGCCGGGGCCGACGCTGCAAGCCCTGCTGCGCGAGCACGCGTTGCCGGGGCGGCTCGCCCGCGCGGGGGGGCGCGCGGCGCTGCTGAACGTCTACCTGCCCGAGTACCTCGCCGGGGCTGGGGAGGGCGGCAGGCGGCGCAACCGCCTGGGCTGCTTTCCCTACGCTTTTCAGGTCGCCGGGCTGCCCATCGGGTCGGGGGGGGCAGCGCTGCGCGCCTCGCTCGGGCTGGGGTACGCCACGCCCTGGGACGCCCTGGAAACTGAGCAGGACCTGAGTCGCCAGGGCCACGCCATCGCCGCCGCCGCCCGCGAGTATGACCTGCTCGTGGCCGATCTGTGGCTGAGCGACCTGCTCGGGCATCAGGGCCGTGACCCGGTGCCGCCGGACGCCCTCCGGGCGGGGCGGGCCTACCTGCGCCGGGTGGACGCGCTGCTGCGTGGCCTGCTGGACAGCGGCGCTCGGTTGGTGATCAGCAGCGACCACGGCAACCTCGAAAACCTGCGGGTCAAGACCCATACCCTCGCCCGCGTGCCCTTTGCGGGGGCCGGGGTGGACCTCGGAGAGGCGCGCGACATCGTGCAGGGCGGGCGGCAGATCGCCCGCTGGCTCGGCCTGGGCAGTTCATGACCGCTCGGCGGGCGGCGCCGCTTATCCACAAACTTATCCACAGGGGGTGTGGATGCGGCGCACCCCCCGGGTCCATCCTCCAAACACCAATGCGAGAAAAGCCCGCTGCTGGAGGGCTCTCATCGCTCCTTTCTGGATCGGGTCCAATATTTACAAAGTTATCCACAGTGAAACGAAGCCCTGTGGATAACTCGCCCTCAGAGGCCCCGAACCGCGTCTACGAACGCTTTCACCGCCTGTGGATTCTTGACGCCCGGTGAAGCCTCCAGCCGGCTCACGGCGTCTACTCCGGCGGGGGCGAGCTGCGAGGCGGCCTCCCGGACATTGTGCGGCCCGAGGCCCCCGGCGAGCCAGGCACCGGGGGGAAACAGCGGGCGCAGCTCGGCCCAGTTCAGCGGCACGCCGCCGCCCGGTTCAGGGGCGTCGAGCATCAGGGTGACGCCCGGCTGCCCAGTCCAGGCGGCCGCCTCGGCCTGCAAATCGGCGGGGCGCACGACGCGCAGCACGGGGTAATACCCGGCAACGGTCTGGACGAACCCCGGCAGCAAGGCGCCGTGAAGCTGCACCGACGAGACCCGCGCCGCCTCGGAAAGACGCAGCACCTCGCCCAATCCCTGATTCAGAAAGACACCGACCCGCGCCACCGTGGGGCCGACGCTCAGGCCCGCTTCCCGCGCCACCTGCGGCGTGACCAGGCGCTTGCTGACCGGCGCGAAGATGAAACCCAGCGCGTCGGCCCCCACCTCGGCGGCATGCACGGCGTCGCGCACTGAGGTCGTGCCGCAGATCTTGACCCTGGGACGCGGCTCAGCCACGCCCCTGCTCCGGGGCCGACGCGGCCTCCAGCGCCGCCACGCGCCCCGCAAGCGCGCGGTTCTCGCGGATCAGGGCGAGCAGCACGAGCGCGTAGTGGTCGTAGAGCTTGGGCCGCTCCAGCCGGGTCTCGTTCGTCATCCAGGCGAAGAGCAGCCGCTCGGCCTCACGCAGCACGTCGTCGTCCGGCACCTCGCGAAACGTGCGGTCGCCCAGGATCGCGCGGGCGAAATTGAGTTCGCGTTCGGGATCCAGGGGCGGCTCGGCGGCGCTCTCCGGGGTCGGGTCGGCTCGGCGTCTGAACATGACCCTATTGTGGCCCGCCCGCGAGCACCTGCACCTGCGCCGCCACCCCCAGGCCGAGGGTGAGCCGCCCGCTGCCGAGGCCCACCGTCAGGGTGCCGAGGGCCGCGTCCACGCTGCGCACCTCCACCGCCGCGCCCGGCGTCAGGCCCGCCGTAACCAGGGCGCGCAGCTGCTCGGCGTCGGCGTCAGGGACGCGCGCCACCACCGCACCGTCGCCCACCGCGAGCTGCGAGAGCCGCCGCTCGGCGCGCACCGGCACCGTGCCGCAGACGCTCGGAATCGGATCGCCGTGCGGGTCGTGGGTGGGGTCGCCGAGCCACGCCGCAATGCGCGCTTCGAGCCGCTCGGACAGGGCGTGTTCGAGCGCCTCGGCCTCGGCGTGCACCTCGTCGAGCGGCACCCCGAGGGCGCGGTGGAGAAACAGCTCGATCAGGCGGTGGTGGCGCAGCACCTCGAGCGCCACCCGCTCGCCCTCGGCGGTCAGGCGCGCGCCCTGATACGGCGCGTGCGACACCAGGCCCTGCTCGGTGAGCTTGCGCAGCATCCCCGTCACGCTGGCCGGCGCGACGTCGAGCACGCCCGCGAGCGCCTGGGTGCTCACCTTGCCCGCCTGCCCGAGCAGGTACAGGTGCTTGAGGTAATCCTCGGCGGAGGGGGAAAGCGCGCGGGCCATGGGGGCAGTCTAAGCGGGGGCGGTGAGGGCTTTTCCGGTTCCGCGTGGGGAACACTGCTCGGCCCCGCGCCTCAACCCAGGGTGACGTGCAGCGCCTGCGGGCCGCGCAGCACGAAATTCGCCTTGAAGCGCGGCAGAGCCTGAACCCGCAGCCCCGGAAAACGCTCAGCGAGCGCGGCGAAGGTCTCGGCGATCTCCAGCCGGGCGAGGCTCGCGCCGAGGCAGTAGTGCGGCCCGGCGGCGAAGGCGAGGTGCCGGGCGGCGTTGTCGCGGTTCCAGTCGAGCCGATGCGGCTCGGGAAACACGTGCGGGTCGCGGTTGGCGGCGGCGAGCAGCAGCTGGGCATGGCTGCCGGCGCGCAGCACCGCGCCCCCGAGCGGCAGGTCCTCAGTGAAGTGCCGCCCGTCGAGCTGCACCGGCGAGACGAAGCGCAGCAGTTCGTCGGCCACGCCGGGATGCCGGGGATTTTCCACGAGCGCGGCCCAGGAGGCGGGTTGCCCGGAGAGCGCGAGCACGCCGCCCGGAATCAGGTTGGAAGTGGTTTCGTGCCCCGCCCCGAGGAGCAGCACCGCGTTGGAGAGCAGTTCGTCGCCGCTCAGGCGCTCGCCGCCGTCCTCCGCCGCCGCGAGCGCCGAGAGCAGCCCCGGCTGGGGATTCAGGCGCAGTTCGTCGGCGAGGTCGCGGAAGTAACTCCGCATCTCGCGGGCGTCCTGCTCGATACGGGCGAGCAGCTCGGGCGACTCGCGGGTGCCGCCGATCAGTTCGGCCACGCTCGCGGTCCAGGCGGTGAACTTCTGCTCCTCCTCGCCGCGCAGCCCGAGCATCTGCATGATGACCCGGCTCGGCAGCGGGTTGGCAAGTCCGGCGACGAGGTCCACCGGCCCCTCCTGCGCGGCGAGGTCGCGGAGCAAGGTGTCCAGCAGCGAGCGCACAAGTTCGCGCTGCTCCTCCACCACGCGCGGGGTAAACGCCTTTTGCACCAGGCCACGCAGCCGGGCGTGCGACAGGCCGTTGTGAAACAGCATCATGTGGCCGAGCAGCTTGCCGCCCTCGCTCTGGCCGGCCCCACCCTGGCCCGCCATCCACTCGGACGAGCCGGCCTCCGACGAGCGCGCGGCGGGCGAACGCAAAATGGCGCTGACCGCCGCGTGCCCGGTCACGAAAGCCGCGTTCCACTCGGGCACCGGCAGCACGCCGCCTTCATTGCCGAGCGCGCGCAGCCGTTCGTAGCCGGGGTAAGGGTCGGCGAGCGCCTCGCCGGTCCAGAGGGCCTGCACCGCGAGCAGCACGTCCGGCGAGCTGGGGCCGGGGATCTGAGAAGCCGTCATGCCCCAGCATGGCAGAGGGGCGCGGACAAATTGGACTGCCGTTCCGACGGGGGCGCGCCCACCGGAAGCCCACCAAAAGAGGGACGCCCCCGCCGCTCCCACCGCTTACCCTCGGGAGGCGAGGTGCGAGATGCGCGTCAAGATGATCCTGCCGGCCCTGACCGAAGCCACGAGCCCCCTGTTCCGGCCCATCAAATACAGCCTCTTCCCCCCACTCGGCCTCGCCACGCTCGCGGGGTATCTGGAGGATGGCGATGAAGTCACCCTCCACGACGAGCACGTCGAGCGCCTCAGCGTGGAGGACGAGCCCGACCTGGTCGTGATTCAGGCGTATATCACCTCGGCGTACCGGGCGTATGCGATTGCGGACGACTACCGGGCGCGTGGAGTGTACGTGGTCCTCGGCGGGCTGCACGTCACCTCGCTGCCGGACGAGGCCGCCGCGCACGCCGACACTGTCTTTCTCGGTCCCGGCGAGGACACCTGGCCGGAGTTTCTGCGCGCCTTCCGGGCCTTCCGGCGGGGTGGCCCGCGCCCGCCGCGCCGTTACGAGTCGCGCAGCCGCAGCCTGATCGGGGCGCCGCCGACTCGCCGCGACCTGATCCGGCGCGCGCGCTACCTCGTGCCCAACAGCCTCGTCGTGTCGCGCGGGTGCCCGCACGTGTGCGATTTCTGCTACAAGGAGGCGTTTTTCAAAGGGGGGAAGTCGTTCTACACCCAGGCCGTAGACGACGCCCTGGCGCAGATCGAGGCGCTGCCGGGCCGGCACCTGTACTTCCTCGACGACCACCTCTTCGGCAACCAGAAATTTGCCGCCGAACTGTTCGAGGGGATGCGCGGCATGGGGCGGGTGTGGCAGGCGGCGGGCACGGTGCAGTCGGCCCTGGCGCCGGGGGTACTGAAGCGGGCGCGGGACGCGGGGCTGCGCAGCCTGTTCGTCGGCTTCGAGACGCTGAATCCGCAGAACCTGCACGCCGCCGCCAAATACCAGAACCTCAAGCAGGACTACGATCAGGCCATCCGCACGCTGCACGGCCTCGGGGTGATGGTCAACGGCAGCTTCGTCTTCGGGATGGACGAGGACGACGCCGGCGTGTTCGGGCGCACGGTGGACTGGGCGGTGTCGCAGGGCATCGAGACGGCCACCTTCCACATCATGACTCCTTATCCCGACACAGCCCTCTACCGCCGCATCGAGGCCGAGGGCCGGCTGCTGCACCGCCGCTGGGACCTCTACGACACCCGGCACACAGTCTTCCGCCCCCGCCTCCTCACGCCGGGGCAACTCGAAGACGGGTATTGGTGGGCCTACCGGCAGTTCTACACCTGGCCGAACATCCTGCGTGGGGCGGGCGTCAAGGACACCCTCGGCGCCCGGGCGCGGCACGTCGCCTACGCGGGGGGCTGGAAGCGCTTCGAGCCGCTGTGGGACGTGCTGATCCGGGCGCGGCAGGTGGGGCTGATGCTGCCGGTGCTCGAAGAATTGCTGCAAAGTTTTGGGGAAAACCGGCAGCGGCAGGGAACGGCGGGACGGGTGGCGAGCGCGGAGCTGTAAACCTGCGCTTCAGCGCCTGCGCCACCGTGCCAGCCCCAGCCCCGCGAGCAGCAACGCGGCGGCGAGCGGCCCGGTCTTGTCCTGCTTGACGCCCCACCAATAATGCAGCGCCGAGAGGCCGGCGGCGAGGTACACGAGCTGGTGCATCCTTGCCCAGCGCGCGAATCCTAATCGCCGCACGCTCGCGGGCGTGCTCGTCAGCGTGAGCGGCACGAGCAGCAGCCACGCGACGAAGCCGCTCGTGACGAAGGGCCGCTCGGTCACGTCCTCCCAGATCTGCGTGAGGCTCCAGCCCTGATCGAAAAGGTAGAGGCCGAAGTGCAGCGCCGCGTAAAACGCCGCGAGCAGCCCCAGAGCCTTGCGAATGCGCGCGGTCCAGGTCCAGCCGAGCCAGAGACGCAGCGGCGTGCAGGCGAGCGAGAGCAGCAGCAGGATGAGCGCGAGCTGCCCGGTCTGGTGGGTGGCCCGCTGCACAGGGTTGGCCCCGAGCAGCCCCTGCGCCGCGTCGAGGGCGAGGATCAGCGCCGGCAGCCCCCCCCCGACGACGACGCCCGGCCCGAGCCAGGGGAGTACGCCACTCCGCTTCCTGCGCGCCGCCGTCATGTCCCCCTCAGAAAAAGCGGCTCAGATCGAGGCCCCGGTAGAGCCCGGCAACCTGCTCGCCGTAGCCGTTGAAGATCAGGGTGGGGCGCCGGCCCTCGCCGAGCCGGTCCTCGGTGGCCTGGGACCAGCGCGGATGCGGCACGGCGGGGTTGACGTTGGCGTAAAAGCCGTATTCGTCCGGCGCCGCGAGCGCCCAGGTCGTCTGCGGCTGGGTGCGCGTCAGGGTGATGCGGACGATCGATTTGATGCTTTTAAAGCCGTATTTCCACGGCACCACTAGCCTCAGCGGCGCTCCCTTCTGGGGCAGCAGCGTTCGCCCGTGCAGCCCGACCGCCAGGAAGGCGAGCGGATGCAGCGCCTCGTCGAGCCTGAGCCCCTCGACATACGGCCAGTCGAGCACCCGGCGACGCTGGCCCGGCAGGCGCTCCGGGTCGTGCACGGCGGTGAACTGCACGTACCGGGCCTGCCCGGTCGGTTCCACCCGCCGGATCAGCGCGGCGAGCGGAAAGCCGAACCACGGCATCACCATGCTCCAGCCCTCGACGCAGCGCATGCGGTAGATGCGGTCTTCGAGGGGGAAGGTGCTCTGGAGGGTGTCAATGTCTACAGTCTGGGGCCGGCGCACCTCGCCGTCGATCACGACGGTCCAGGGCCGGGTGTGCAGGGCCGCCGCGTTGCGGGCGGGGTCCCCCTTGCCCAGGCCGAGCTCGTAGAAATTGTTGTAGGTCGTCGCCTGCCGGTAGGGGGTCTGGGCTTCCGCCGTGTCGTACGGCCCCACCGGGCGGATGAGGCGCCCCGCCTCCTGGGCCGCTTCCTCCCCGCCACCAGCCCCCGGACGGCGGGTCAGGGCGAGCAGGCCGCCGCCCAGCCCCGCAGCGGTCGCCGTGAACAGCGCGGCGGTTTTCAGGAAGTCGCGCCGCTCGGCGTCGGGCGGGGAATCAGGCGCGCGGGGAGCTGGAACACGGGGAGCTGGGGGGCTCATGGCGGGGGGACCTCCGGCCTCCGGTATAGCGGCCCCGGCGGGGGCGGGCTGTGGCGCAGGGTGCGATTGCTCAGCCGTCTTCCCACACCGCCTGGTCGCGCCCCGCGTTCTTGGCGACGTACAGGCGCCGGTCGGCGAGGCTGAGCAGGGTCGTGCGGTCGGGCGCCTCCGTCAGCATGGCGCCGCCGCCACTCAGGGTGATGGGGGGAAATCCGCGCAGCCGCTGCACCTTGACCGTCTCCAGTACGCCCTCGATGCGCGCCCGGGCCTCCTCGCGGCCCACGCCACGCAGGATCACCAGGAACTCTTCGCCGCCCCAGCGGGCCAGGGTGTCCCCGGGCCGCAGGTGTGCCTCGACCAGCCGCGCGATATGCACGAGGGCCTGGTCTCCCCGCACATGCCCGAGCGTGTCGTTGATGCTCTTGAAATGGTCGAGGTCGAGCACCGCGATGGCCACGTCGTCGGGCGGACCGGCCGCCGGGTCCATCAGCGTGTCGAGTTCGTCGTCGGCGATGTGGCGGTTGGCGAGGCCGGTCAGCGGATCGCGGAAGGCGAGTTCCTGAAGCCAGGCGCTGCGCGCGCGCTCGACGCTCACCTGCCGGCCATAGACCGACATGAACCCGATCAGCCCCACGAGCAGCACGTTCATCAGCAGGTAGACGTGGTCGGTGCCCGGACTTTGCAGGGCGATGCCCACCAGAAAAACGTAGATCAGGGTCACCAGCGGCGCCGACTGCCGAATCGGCAGCAGCGTGAAGGCGAGCACCGCCGTGATCGCCGCGTTGGTAAGCAGGTGCTGCCGGACCGGGGCTTCGCTGGGCAGCGCTAGGGCCGTCTCCACCCCCAGCCACAGGGTCGCGAGCGACACCGCCAGGCGGTTGATGGGCAGGTCAGGCAGCGGGCGGCGCAGGCTCAGCGCCAGCATCGCCAGCGCCAGCGCCACGCCGAGCAGCGCCGTAGAGAAGCGCACCGGGTCGCCGGCCTGCCAGCACACATACGCGGCCAGAGATTGAAGGCACGCCGTCAATCCGGTGAGCAGCAGATAAACCAACCCGAGGCGCGGCGCCCTGGGAGCTGGAGCAGAGTCCCCATCGGCGCGCATAAACACATCGACATTAAACGTGCGCAGATAAGACGGTTAAAGCGGCCCGACTAGATCAAATCTAAAGAAAGAACCCTAAGGATCAGTCATAAAGCCGCTTGTGAA
Protein-coding regions in this window:
- the accC gene encoding acetyl-CoA carboxylase biotin carboxylase subunit; translated protein: MFKKILIANRGEIALRVIRTAREMGIQTVVVYSTADEKSLPVLLADESVCVGPPTSNQSYLNIPNILSAALMTGAEAIHPGYGFLSENPEFARMCREHGIVFIGPTPENMDDLGSKANGRAVAAAANVPVVPGTGILDTVEDALAAAKQIGYPVLLKASAGGGGRGQKVIHTQDELAKGFAQAQEEARLYFSDPAVIMEKFLTEFRHVEVQVVGDGKGHVIHVGERDCSIQRRNQKLIEEAPSTLPESLRQELLDAGVRLASSINYTGAGTLEFIMDRDGNYYFMEMNTRIQVEHCVSEMISQLDLVRLQIEVAAGEGLKLRQEDVKLHGHAIECRLNAEDPDKDFRPAAGKIDEVHFAGGPGVRVDTHVYSGYSIPPHYDSLIGKLIVWDENRDRAIERMKRALSETVIQGPKTTIPLYIKIMDNPFYRRGAVMTNFLKTRMDM
- a CDS encoding APH(3') family aminoglycoside O-phosphotransferase; translation: MSRAPDLQLPDSLRRVLPAARWERVTLGESGAGVWRSTRFVVKVQPREAFPASTLLQERERLRFFAGRVPVPRVVGYEGNSEREVLALTRVPGIPMSDPDAALHPERMVGLLARALRELHALPARECPFNMSLGIKLHLARERVAAGVVDEADFDDERQGQSAVQVFNALARRRPVTEDLVVTHGDACLPNFIVGGEYVEGLIDLGRAGLADRHTDLALARRSVRHNLGERYAGMFLDLYGRDLVDEEKLEYYQMLDELF
- a CDS encoding tetratricopeptide repeat protein, whose product is MNKRLTLLLTAALCGSALAQTPATQTPATQTPATQTTPVSQNAASLIAAARELVTRARATYPAGSASIDQVLWKEAAARAEDAVRAAPGNVDALRLRAEIYTEVGFWKQAESAWASYFQVSPRTAGSPEARAAGTVQYNLGYAAYRRGQSAQASQFFQACLTFDPGSVPCATWAARSALEGGNYAEAQARYAEALRLAPNDKTLTYFAQVARNAATYGPAATGAFSRAYTALEAGNRAQALAGFQEAARAAPNFAEAGREAGRLALELGDAQAALQAYQALAALPGATAADRYNLGLAQEGAQFGLRAVQTFRSAYGKYAAGDKAGAEAGFLQATGESPTYAKAWAWLGRVRYEAKNFPAAAEAYGRAVALDPNDKSSAYFLRLAEQGK
- a CDS encoding metalloenzyme domain protein, with the protein product MIWLALDGVGHPDDAPPGSVWETDLPTLRPLVDSGRVLDAALGVPGLPQSGTGQSCWLTGRDAVRVMGEHFGPVPGPTLQALLREHALPGRLARAGGRAALLNVYLPEYLAGAGEGGRRRNRLGCFPYAFQVAGLPIGSGGAALRASLGLGYATPWDALETEQDLSRQGHAIAAAAREYDLLVADLWLSDLLGHQGRDPVPPDALRAGRAYLRRVDALLRGLLDSGARLVISSDHGNLENLRVKTHTLARVPFAGAGVDLGEARDIVQGGRQIARWLGLGSS
- a CDS encoding phosphoribosylanthranilate isomerase; the encoded protein is MAEPRPRVKICGTTSVRDAVHAAEVGADALGFIFAPVSKRLVTPQVAREAGLSVGPTVARVGVFLNQGLGEVLRLSEAARVSSVQLHGALLPGFVQTVAGYYPVLRVVRPADLQAEAAAWTGQPGVTLMLDAPEPGGGVPLNWAELRPLFPPGAWLAGGLGPHNVREAASQLAPAGVDAVSRLEASPGVKNPQAVKAFVDAVRGL
- a CDS encoding metal-dependent transcriptional regulator translates to MARALSPSAEDYLKHLYLLGQAGKVSTQALAGVLDVAPASVTGMLRKLTEQGLVSHAPYQGARLTAEGERVALEVLRHHRLIELFLHRALGVPLDEVHAEAEALEHALSERLEARIAAWLGDPTHDPHGDPIPSVCGTVPVRAERRLSQLAVGDGAVVARVPDADAEQLRALVTAGLTPGAAVEVRSVDAALGTLTVGLGSGRLTLGLGVAAQVQVLAGGPQ
- a CDS encoding cytochrome P450, which produces MTASQIPGPSSPDVLLAVQALWTGEALADPYPGYERLRALGNEGGVLPVPEWNAAFVTGHAAVSAILRSPAARSSEAGSSEWMAGQGGAGQSEGGKLLGHMMLFHNGLSHARLRGLVQKAFTPRVVEEQRELVRSLLDTLLRDLAAQEGPVDLVAGLANPLPSRVIMQMLGLRGEEEQKFTAWTASVAELIGGTRESPELLARIEQDAREMRSYFRDLADELRLNPQPGLLSALAAAEDGGERLSGDELLSNAVLLLGAGHETTSNLIPGGVLALSGQPASWAALVENPRHPGVADELLRFVSPVQLDGRHFTEDLPLGGAVLRAGSHAQLLLAAANRDPHVFPEPHRLDWNRDNAARHLAFAAGPHYCLGASLARLEIAETFAALAERFPGLRVQALPRFKANFVLRGPQALHVTLG